A region from the Streptomyces lydicus genome encodes:
- a CDS encoding DUF4333 domain-containing protein, translating to MTADPPRRGLVIGLATALTTALTLAGVCTLAAVHLRARDATSEVDDGTHTVLRTEIARTLSGQLTLPFRKGPDAVHCSGDLRPVPYDEVRCTAHFPLGLDRQLSVEVTQVRHNKVTYRRHALPR from the coding sequence GTGACCGCAGATCCACCACGGCGCGGCCTGGTCATCGGCCTCGCCACCGCGCTCACCACGGCCCTCACCCTCGCGGGCGTGTGCACGCTCGCCGCCGTCCATCTCCGCGCCCGCGACGCCACCAGCGAGGTCGACGACGGTACCCACACCGTGCTGCGCACCGAGATCGCCAGAACGCTCAGCGGCCAGCTCACCCTGCCCTTCCGCAAGGGTCCCGATGCGGTGCACTGTTCCGGCGACCTCCGGCCCGTGCCGTACGACGAGGTGCGCTGTACGGCTCACTTCCCCCTCGGCCTGGACCGGCAGCTGAGCGTCGAGGTCACCCAGGTCCGCCACAACAAGGTCACCTACCGGCGCCACGCCCTGCCGCGGTGA
- a CDS encoding MerR family transcriptional regulator — protein MNAATWKVGALAEASGLTVRTLHHWDTIGLLCPSQRTAGGHREYTEDDAVRLYQVLALRNLGLGLESIGVCLDSGVDPARVVRDHLAGVEASIAALETLRHTLSRLDGELAAARTPTVTALFDALRATGAGGAGAGTALRHRLAPDQLRTLETQATALGSLAHYLLEVEWPELYRRAERLRAEGVAPGDPRVRRLVARMDELSTLFTGGDTAVSDAVRTAWRADPVARSGDGAAPDAGLPDRTAYPDLTAYLDRARAAGS, from the coding sequence ATGAACGCCGCCACCTGGAAGGTCGGTGCCCTCGCCGAGGCGAGCGGACTGACCGTACGCACCTTGCACCACTGGGACACCATCGGCCTGCTGTGCCCCTCGCAGCGCACGGCGGGCGGACACCGGGAGTACACGGAGGACGATGCCGTACGGCTCTATCAGGTGCTCGCGCTGCGGAACCTGGGGCTCGGACTGGAGTCCATCGGCGTCTGCCTGGACAGCGGGGTCGATCCGGCCCGGGTGGTGCGGGACCACCTGGCCGGGGTGGAGGCGTCGATCGCGGCGCTGGAGACGCTGCGGCACACCCTGAGCCGGCTCGACGGCGAACTGGCCGCCGCACGGACGCCGACGGTCACCGCCCTGTTCGACGCGCTGCGGGCGACCGGTGCCGGCGGGGCGGGAGCCGGCACCGCGCTCCGCCACCGTCTGGCGCCAGACCAGCTGCGGACCCTGGAGACGCAGGCCACCGCGCTCGGCTCCCTGGCGCACTACCTCCTGGAGGTGGAGTGGCCCGAGCTCTACCGCCGGGCGGAGCGCCTGCGCGCCGAAGGGGTCGCGCCCGGCGATCCGCGGGTGCGGCGGCTGGTGGCGCGGATGGACGAGCTGAGCACGCTGTTCACCGGCGGCGACACGGCGGTGTCCGACGCCGTCCGGACGGCATGGCGTGCGGACCCGGTCGCCAGGTCCGGAGACGGCGCGGCGCCGGACGCCGGCTTGCCGGACCGCACCGCCTACCCGGACCTCACCGCCTACCTGGACCGGGCACGCGCCGCCGGGTCCTGA
- a CDS encoding histidine phosphatase family protein, translating into MSVRLKLLAAGRSSALLGTRFGDDRPLDAAGWHEAERAAPVLCRLAAAELRYCSPSARCRDTGEALGLRPLPQPALRDCDMGRWHGRTLGEVAAAEPRAVEAWLADPRVAPHGGESLLAFIRRIGGWLDTRPVEDADGLLAVAEPGVVRAALVYALQAPPHAYWRIDVQPFSVTTLTGRSGKKWDLQLEA; encoded by the coding sequence ATGAGCGTCCGACTGAAGCTGCTCGCCGCCGGCCGCAGCTCCGCGCTGCTCGGAACCCGGTTCGGCGACGACCGCCCGCTCGACGCCGCGGGCTGGCACGAGGCCGAGCGGGCCGCGCCCGTCCTGTGCCGGCTCGCCGCCGCCGAACTGCGCTACTGCTCGCCGTCGGCCCGCTGCCGGGACACCGGCGAAGCCCTCGGCCTGCGCCCGCTCCCGCAACCGGCGCTGCGCGACTGCGACATGGGGCGCTGGCACGGCCGCACGCTGGGCGAGGTGGCGGCCGCCGAACCGCGCGCGGTGGAGGCCTGGCTGGCCGATCCGCGCGTGGCGCCGCACGGCGGGGAGTCCCTGCTGGCCTTCATCAGGCGCATCGGCGGCTGGCTGGACACCCGGCCGGTCGAGGACGCCGACGGACTCCTCGCGGTCGCCGAGCCCGGTGTCGTCCGCGCCGCCCTGGTCTATGCGCTCCAGGCACCGCCGCACGCGTACTGGCGGATAGATGTCCAGCCGTTCTCGGTGACCACCCTCACCGGCCGGTCCGGCAAGAAGTGGGACCTCCAGCTGGAGGCATGA
- a CDS encoding helix-turn-helix transcriptional regulator, producing the protein MSAAAEAGLRRILAVVDLLIDAVDEDTLVPALLPLLLGAVPGDSIIWSPRAGCAHRPLTLPAGLLTPDIREAFARESAADSLVTHTTLGPGTPMRRSTLQTRSAFHALAAYADVYRPLNAEQQLAMSFPAGYAAGVPRKVCVAISRSGGDFSDDDVAAAALLRTRLSRVLNRLAPPTPAPAPSPVTRRESAVLTLLARGLTNQQIARRLAISPRTVDKHLEHAYAKLQVGGRVEAANAWLTRGPTALRLAP; encoded by the coding sequence ATGAGCGCGGCCGCGGAGGCCGGCCTGCGGCGCATTCTCGCCGTCGTGGACCTCCTGATCGATGCCGTCGACGAGGACACCCTTGTCCCGGCGCTGCTGCCGCTGCTGCTCGGTGCCGTTCCCGGCGACAGCATCATCTGGTCCCCCCGCGCCGGCTGCGCCCACCGGCCGCTCACCCTGCCCGCCGGTCTGCTGACCCCGGACATACGGGAGGCGTTCGCCCGGGAGTCGGCGGCCGACTCCCTCGTCACCCACACCACCCTCGGCCCCGGCACCCCGATGCGCCGCTCCACCCTGCAGACCCGCAGCGCCTTCCACGCCCTCGCCGCCTATGCCGACGTCTACCGGCCGCTGAACGCCGAACAGCAGCTCGCGATGTCGTTCCCGGCGGGCTACGCGGCCGGTGTGCCGCGGAAGGTGTGCGTGGCGATCAGCCGCAGCGGCGGCGACTTCTCCGACGACGACGTGGCGGCCGCGGCCCTGCTGCGCACCCGGCTCAGCCGCGTCCTCAACCGGCTCGCCCCGCCCACGCCCGCGCCCGCCCCGTCCCCCGTCACCCGCCGCGAGTCCGCCGTACTCACCCTGCTGGCCCGCGGTCTGACGAACCAGCAGATCGCCCGCCGGCTGGCGATCAGCCCGCGCACGGTCGACAAGCATCTGGAACACGCCTACGCAAAGCTGCAGGTGGGCGGCCGGGTCGAGGCGGCAAACGCGTGGCTGACCCGGGGACCGACGGCGCTGCGGCTCGCGCCGTAG